In Plectropomus leopardus isolate mb chromosome 20, YSFRI_Pleo_2.0, whole genome shotgun sequence, one DNA window encodes the following:
- the amacr gene encoding alpha-methylacyl-CoA racemase: protein MALSGVRVIELAGLAPAPFCGVILADFGAKVIRVDRTKVAMSLDTQGRGKRSVAINLKKSEGVALLRKLCVQSDVVLEPYRKGVMEKLGLGPQELLKENPRLIYARLTGYGQSGSLATAAGHDINFLAMSGLLSRLGRSGEKPYAPLNLIADFAGGGLTCALGIVLALLERTKSGKGQIIDASMVEGAAYVGSFAWKSRSIGMWDRPRGQNMLDSGAPFYDTYETADGEYMAVGAIEPQFYRELLKGLELDAADLPPQMSFTDWPELRRIFTERFASKTQADWSRIFVGTDACVTPVLSFDQVSSHPHNQERASFLKDSSGEESPRPAPILSRTPAEPCLTSDPVIGEHTVEVLNEYGFTSAEVDQMLTAGVVECNVVKAKL, encoded by the exons ATGGCATTGTCTGGAGTGAGAGTTATCGAGCTGGCGGGCCTGGCTCCAGCTCCGTTCTGTGGCGTGATCCTGGCGGACTTTGGAGCCAAGGTGATCCGTGTGGACCGCACCAAGGTGGCCATGTCTTTGGACACACAAGGGCGGGGGAAACGATCTGTGGCCATCAACCTGAAGAAGTCAGAGGGTGTAGCTCTGCTCAGGAAGCTCTGTGTCCAGTCTGATGTGGTCCTCGAGCCATACCGTAAAG GTGTGATGGAGAAGCTGGGCCTCGGCCCACAGGAGCTGTTAAAGGAAAATCCTCGTCTGATCTACGCTCGGTTGACGGGGTACGGACAGAGTGGATCCTTGGCCACTGCAGCTGGACATGACATCAACTTCCTCGCCATGTCGG GCCTTTTGTCCCGGCTTGGTCGTAGCGGAGAGAAGCCCTACGCCCCGTTGAATCTGATTGCCGACTTTGCAGGAGGTGGTCTTACCTGTGCTCTGGGGATAGTCCTAGCTCTGCTGGAGAGGACAAAGTCAGGGAAAGGACAGATCATTGATGCCAGCATG GTAGAAGGAGCAGCATATGTAGGTTCATTTGCATGGAAATCTCGTAGCATTGGTATGTGGGATCGTCCCAGAGGACAAAACATGTTGGACAGTGGAGCGCCTTTCTACGATACCTACGAGACTGCAGATGGAGAGTACATGGCTGTAGGAGCCATAGAACCACAGTTCTACAGAGAACTACTTAAGG GCTTAGAGTTGGATGCTGCAGACTTACCTCCTCAGATGAGCTTCACCGATTGGCCAGAGCTAAGACGGATCTTCACAGAGCGTTTTGCTTCAAAAACTCAGGCGGATTGGTCAAGGATTTTTGTTGGGACTGATGCCTGTGTTACACCTGTGTTGTCTTTCGACCAGGTGAGCTCACACCCACATAACCAGGAAAGAGCCTCTTTCCTTAAGGACTCCAGCGGGGAAGAAAGTCCCCGGCCAGCCCCAATTCTTTCTAGGACTCCTGCGGAGCCTTGCCTTACCTCCGACCCTGTTATTGGAGAACACACAGTGGAGGTCCTAAATGAGTACGGCTTTACATCTGCAGAGGTAGACCAGATGCTGACAGCAGGGGTTGTAGAGTGTAATGTAGTCAAAGCAAAGTTGTAG